From a region of the Balaenoptera musculus isolate JJ_BM4_2016_0621 chromosome 15, mBalMus1.pri.v3, whole genome shotgun sequence genome:
- the SCAND1 gene encoding SCAN domain-containing protein 1, giving the protein MAASEPSLSVTESLAPLSGKEEGAGLSSGPERNSMGSSSTPETPPPAPESSSLNAAAPEANPTSPAAAAAALELPLGPAPLASAPLAEAAPRSPPGPAGSRPGPETFRQRFRQFRYQDAAGPREAFRQLRELSRQWLRPDIRTKEQIVEMLVQEQLLAILPEAARARRLRRRTDVRITG; this is encoded by the coding sequence ATGGCGGCGAGTGAGCCAAGCTTGTCAGTAACCGAGAGCCTCGCGCCACTGTcggggaaagaggaaggggccGGCCTGAGCTCAGGCCCGGAGCGTAATTCCATGGGCTCCTCCTCGACTCCTGAGACCCCACCGCCTGCCCCCGAGTCGTCCAGCCTCAACGCCGCGGCCCCCGAAGCGAATCCTACGTCTCCCGCGGCGGCCGCCGCCGCCCTGGAGCTGCCCCTCGGGCCCGCACCCCTGGCCTCCGCGCCGCTTGCCGAAGCCGCTCCGCGATCCCCCCCAGGCCCTGCCGGCTCCCGGCCCGGCCCGGAGACGTTCCGCCAGCGATTCCGGCAGTTCCGCTACCAGGACGCGGCAGGCCCGCGGGAGGCGTTCCGACAGCTGCGGGAGCTCTCCCGCCAGTGGCTGCGGCCCGACATCCGTACGAAGGAGCAGATCGTGGAGATGCTGGTGCAGGAGCAGCTGCTCGCCATCCTGCCCGAGGCAGCGCGGGCCCGGCGGCTTCGCCGCCGCACGGACGTGCGCATCACCGGCTGA